The following proteins are encoded in a genomic region of Phalacrocorax carbo chromosome 2, bPhaCar2.1, whole genome shotgun sequence:
- the LOC104053230 gene encoding ovalbumin-related protein Y-like — protein MGSIAAANAEFCFDVFKELKVHHANDNIFYSPLSIISALAMVYLGARGNTQSQIEKALHFDNITGVGDTIDSQCGISEYIRNSFKDLVSDITVPNATYSFKIADRLYIEKTYPILPEYLKCAKKFYEAGLEDVNFKTATEEARQLINSWVEKETSGQIQDILEPGSVDLDTVLVLVNAIFFKGLWKTAFKEEHTQEFPFRVTKEESRPVQMMCQNSTFKVAAVAADKVKILELPYASGELSMLVLLPDDVSGLEQLENKISSEKLTEWTSPNVMEKKRVKVYLPRMKIEEKYNLTSVLMALGMTDLFSPSANLTGISSTESLKISEAVHEVYMEVNEEGTEIAGSAEVMGDIKHSPEFEEFRADHPFLFLIKHHPTNSILFFGRYRSP, from the exons ATGGGCTCCATCGCTGCAGCAAATgcagaattttgttttgatgTATTCAAAGAGCTGAAAGTCCACCATGCCAACGACAACATCTTTTATTCCCCCCTGAGCATCATTTCAGCCCTGGCCATGGTCTATCTGGGAGCGAGAGGTAACACTCAATCTCAGATAGAGAAG GCTCTTCATTTTGATAACATTACAGGAGTTGGAGACACTATTGACTCCCAG TGTGGCATTTCTGAATACATCCGCAATTCATTCAAGGATCTTGTCTCAGACATCACTGTGCCAAATGCTACATACTCATTCAAGATTGCTGACAGACTCTATATTGAAAAAACATACCCCATTCTTCCG GAATACTTAAAGTGTGCAAAGAAATTCTATGAAGCAGGGCTGGAAGATGTTAACTTCAAAACAGCTACAGAGGAAGCAAGACAGCTCATTAATTCCTGGGTGGAGAAAGAGACAAGTG gacagATCCAAGACATCCTTGAACCAGGCTCTGTTGATCTCGACACTGTGCTGGTCCTTGTGAATGCCATTTTCTTCAAAGGCTTATGGAAGACAGCGTTTAAAGAAGAACACACTCAGGAATTTCCCTTCAGAGTGACAAAG gaaGAAAGCAGACCCGTGCAAATGATGTGTCAGAACAGTACCTTCAAAGtggcagcagtggctgcagatAAAGTTAAGATCCTGGAGCTTCCGTATGCCAGCGGAGAGCTGAGCATGTTGGTGCTGTTGCCTGATGATGTCTCTGGCCTGGAGCAG CTTGAGAACAAAATCAGCTCTGAAAAACTTACTGAGTGGACCAGTCCTAATGTGATGGAAAAGAAGAGAGTGAAAGTCTACCTCCCGCGCATGAAGATTGAGGAAAAATATAACCTCACATCTGTCTTAATGGCCTTGGGCATGACTGACCTGTTCAGTCCTTCAGCCAATCTGACTGGCATCTCTTCCACAGAGAGCCTGAAGATATCTGAGGCCGTCCATGAGGTGTACATGGAAGTCAATGAAGAGGGAACTGAGATAGCAGGTTCAGCTGAGGTGATGGGAGACATCAAGCATTCCCCTGAGTTTGAAGAGTTTAGGGCTGAccaccctttccttttcttgattAAACACCATCCAACCAACAGCATCCTCTTCTTTGGTAGATATCGTTCCCCCtag